In Aerococcaceae bacterium zg-252, the genomic window ACTTGTTGTTGCTGCATCGTTTCCAGCACTTGATTAATTGGATTAATTTGACTTAGTGAATAGCGTAATTGATCAATATCACGAGCATTCGCATGCCCCAAACTAATCTTCGTTACTAAACGTTCTAAATCATAGATATTCGTTAAATAATTCAACAATTCCACACGTTCAAAATACGCATCTTTTAATAATTGAACTTTTTGATGTCGTTTTTCCAGTGCATTTTTGCTAAGGAGTGGTTTATCGAGCCAACGTTGTAGCATTCGTCCCCCCATAGCCGTTTTCGTTTGGTCTAATAACCATAATAAACTACCCTTTTTGCGATGTGTCCGCAATGATGTTGTTAACTCTAATTGCGATTTCGTATAGTGATTCATCTGTAAAAAGTCGCTAATTTCATACCGGTCGACCGGCTGGACATAATCATTTTCTGTTTTTTGAACGCTACGTAAATAACTGAATAAATAATCTAATACCTGTATCTCGGCAGTACTGATTTCATCTAATTGCCAACGTGGTGACGATTGAACAGAATCATCTGATTCAAATATTGAATAATAACTCGGAACGCTCTCTTTTAGTTTGGCTAAATAAATCGCTGCTAAAGCTGGTGTTAATACTGTTTCTCGAGCTTGAATAGCCCGTAATTCATTAAAGAACAGAGTGTCGTCCGAAGTAGAAGTCAAACGAATTTCACCGGTTGTGACATCGACATAAGCTAAATAGTACACACCATTCAAATAAGAAAATGTCGCTAAATAATGATTTTCTTTCCCAGTCAATGCACTTTCTTCCATAATCGTACCTGGTGTGACAACACGCACCACATCACGACGCACCATGCCTTTGGTTACTTTTGGGTCATCTAATTGCTCGCAAATCGCCACTTTATGACCCGCTTCAACGAGCCTACGAATATAGTCATTCGCAGAATGATGTGGTACTCCACACATCGGTGTTGGATTATCCGCATTTTTATTGCGAGATGTTAAAGTAATTTCAAGAATTTTGGCTGCTTCTAAGGCATCTTCATTGAATAATTCGTAAAAATCACCCAATCTAAAGAAAAGAAAAGCATCGGGATATTGTGCTTTTAACTGCATATATTGTTGCATCATCGGTGTTTGTTTGGCTGAATGTGTCATTTTTTCCTCCTTACATTAAACATGACGATAACGTTTAGTTTTCGTTGCATTCGTTAAATAAATGGGTTCAATTGATAGGCAACGTCCAGTTTTAGGGTCTAGCTCTATAAAACACCCACTAATAACCATTGAGTCACTCATTGATTGCTCTAAGCGTGTCGGTAAATGTGTTTTAAATTTATTGACTACTTGTTGGGGATTAAACCCAATCACGCTTTCCATTGCTCCTGTCATGCCAACATCAGTCATAAAACCTGTGCCTTGAGGCAAAATGCGTGCATCATTCGTTTGAACATGCGTATGTGTTCCGACAACGGCAGACACTTCTCCGTCTAGGAAATATCCTAATGCTTGTTTTTCACTCGTTGCTTCAGCATGGAAATCAACAAAAATGAATGGTGTACGCTGCCGAATTTCAGAAATTTTTTCTTGAAAATAATTAAAGGGTTCGATACAAGAACCCATAAATACACTCCCCAATGCATTTATTACTGCTAATTCATATTGATTCACTTTGATAAAATGAACCCCTTTTCCAGGAGTTCCCTCTGGTAAATTAATCGGACGTACTAATGATTTTGCTGATTCAATAAAATCATAAATCTCTCGATTATCCCACGCGTGATTACCAAGAGTGACCACATCTGCTCCAGTAGATAATAACCACTTATACCATTTTTCAGAAATACCTTTCCCATTATCAATATTTTCTCCATTAACAATTGTCACTTGCGGTCGATAGTTTTGTTTTAATTGCGGTAAGTATTGGCTCAATGCCTCTTGACCTTTTTTACCTACTACATCACCGATAAACAGTAATCTCATTATTTTCCTCTTTCTAATCCATGCCAATACAATAAATTTTGTCTCTTTATTTTATCAGTCTTTTCATAAAAAATAAAGAAAACCAATTAGATAGCTATTATTTTCTCGCCTTATCAGCAATCTACTCGAAATTTTAGTTAAAACGCTTTATAATAGAGTTATCGTATTCAATGAGAGAGAAGGAAAAAAGATGATTAATGTTGGAATTATTGGTGCTGGAAAAATTGCTGCTAAAATGGCAAAAACGATACACGGTGTAGATAAAGCAAATGCGTATGCAATCGCCTCACGTGATGCTGAACGTGCCCTTTCATTTGCTGAGACTCATGGATTTAAAAAAGCTTATCATTCCTATGAAGCCTTAGTTCGTGATGAAAATGTCGATTTAGTATATGTTGCGACACCACATAATTTTCATTTCAAGCACGCAAAATTAGCGTTGGAAAATGGCAAGCATGTGCTATGCGAAAAAGCGATTACGCTTAATGCAAAAGAATTAACTGAATTGATTGCGATTGCTACTGAGCGTCAATTAACATTTGTTGAAGCCATTTGGTCACGCTTTATGCCATTACATCTTCAGCTTAAATCTCTACTAGACACTGGTGCAATCGGTGAACCACAAATACTCTATGGTAATTTAAGTTATTATTTAGAGCACGTGGAACGCATGTATAATCCTCATTTAGCTGGGGGTGCTTTATTAGACTTAGGTGTTTATCCTGTTCATTATGCCCTATCTTTATTTGGTAATGACTATCAAAGTATTCAATCAACTATGATGAAAACCGAACTTGGAGTTGACCGTCACACTGCAATTACTTTACAATATGCTGACGGTAAAATTGCTCAATTAATGTGCTCGATGAATGCCTTTGAACAATCGAGTAAAATTTATGGAACGAATGGTCGTATCGAAACGACGGGTATTCATCATATCGAAGAAATTAGAGTGTACGATAAGGAAAATAATTGTACGCAAGTAATAAAACGTCCAAATGATATTGGTGGCTTTGAATTTGAATTAGCCGAAACCATTAAGATGATTGAAGAACACAAAATTGAAAGTGACATTGTAACTCATGCAGATTCCCTTGCTGTTATGCAAGTACTGGATACTGTCCGTCAACAAAATGATTTTATTTATCCAAATGAAAAGGTAGGCTAAAAATGCTTTCTAAAAAAAGAGCGAGAAAAGTAATCGAAGAAATTATTGCACTCTATCCTGATGTGCCACCCAGCTTGAATTTTACTAATACATTTGAGTTGGTAATAGCTGTCACATTGAGTGCTCAAACAACCGATGTCGCCGTTAACAAGGTAACCCCTGCTTTATTCAAACGATTTCCAACACCGTATGAACTAGCAGCAGCAACACCAAGTGACATTGAACCATATATTGCGACACTCGGGCTTTATCGTAATAAGGCGAAATTTTTGCAAAAATGTGCCCAACAATTAGTAGAAGAATTTGGTGGTATTGTGCCACAAACACGAAAAGAACTGATGTCCTTAGCGGGAGTAGGTCGTAAAACTGCCAATGTTGTTCTCAGTGTGGGATTCGGTATTCCAGCCTTTGCAGTGGATACTCATGTAACACGCATTTGTAAACATCATAATATCGTCAAACAATCAGCCGATGCACTTGAAATTGAAGAACGTGTTTGTGCCGTCTTGCCACCGGAATTATGGCTCAAAGCACATCAAGCGATGATTTATTTTGGTAGAGAAATCTGTCACCCAAAAGACCCACAATGTCACCTATATCCACAATTATATGAACAATAATAAAACTGGACAGCTAGTTTAAAACTTTTGACTTTCTGTCCAGTTTTTTATTTTAATTCATAAATAATAATTCTCTCTCGGGAGTCCTTTTGATAGCCATCTAACATAATTTCTTGCTGTAGCTCAAATTGCGTTTGCTGCATAAACAATTCGACTTCTGCATCTGGATAGTAAAAAATACATTGAATCCGACGTGGGCATTGTTCATATGAATCCATAACATTAAAAATGAACGGTCGCACTAATATAATCGTAAACGGATTAAAAAAGTAGAAAATACTATCTTCCGCCATAATCGGATACGATTCAATTTTTTCCTGCCTAATTTGAATCGGTGTATCCACGGAATGTTTCTTCATAAACTTTGCAATATTATCCTTAGCAATATTCACTACTTCTTGCGAAAATTCAATCCCTTTTACAGCAATTTCTAGCCGTAAAGCTGAATAACAAAGTACTCTGCCTGTTCCAGCCCCCACGTCAACTAGCACATCATCAGCATTCCAGTTCAAATGGTCAAACAAATTATCTAATACCTTATAATCAGTCGATTCTGTCCGATTGTAATACCATTTACCTTGTTTTAAATGCGACTCGATGACAT contains:
- a CDS encoding TIGR00282 family metallophosphoesterase; amino-acid sequence: MRLLFIGDVVGKKGQEALSQYLPQLKQNYRPQVTIVNGENIDNGKGISEKWYKWLLSTGADVVTLGNHAWDNREIYDFIESAKSLVRPINLPEGTPGKGVHFIKVNQYELAVINALGSVFMGSCIEPFNYFQEKISEIRQRTPFIFVDFHAEATSEKQALGYFLDGEVSAVVGTHTHVQTNDARILPQGTGFMTDVGMTGAMESVIGFNPQQVVNKFKTHLPTRLEQSMSDSMVISGCFIELDPKTGRCLSIEPIYLTNATKTKRYRHV
- a CDS encoding Gfo/Idh/MocA family oxidoreductase, whose amino-acid sequence is MINVGIIGAGKIAAKMAKTIHGVDKANAYAIASRDAERALSFAETHGFKKAYHSYEALVRDENVDLVYVATPHNFHFKHAKLALENGKHVLCEKAITLNAKELTELIAIATERQLTFVEAIWSRFMPLHLQLKSLLDTGAIGEPQILYGNLSYYLEHVERMYNPHLAGGALLDLGVYPVHYALSLFGNDYQSIQSTMMKTELGVDRHTAITLQYADGKIAQLMCSMNAFEQSSKIYGTNGRIETTGIHHIEEIRVYDKENNCTQVIKRPNDIGGFEFELAETIKMIEEHKIESDIVTHADSLAVMQVLDTVRQQNDFIYPNEKVG
- the nth gene encoding endonuclease III; amino-acid sequence: MLSKKRARKVIEEIIALYPDVPPSLNFTNTFELVIAVTLSAQTTDVAVNKVTPALFKRFPTPYELAAATPSDIEPYIATLGLYRNKAKFLQKCAQQLVEEFGGIVPQTRKELMSLAGVGRKTANVVLSVGFGIPAFAVDTHVTRICKHHNIVKQSADALEIEERVCAVLPPELWLKAHQAMIYFGREICHPKDPQCHLYPQLYEQ
- a CDS encoding class I SAM-dependent methyltransferase translates to METNKRMDDWLGIDTHHVIESHLKQGKWYYNRTESTDYKVLDNLFDHLNWNADDVLVDVGAGTGRVLCYSALRLEIAVKGIEFSQEVVNIAKDNIAKFMKKHSVDTPIQIRQEKIESYPIMAEDSIFYFFNPFTIILVRPFIFNVMDSYEQCPRRIQCIFYYPDAEVELFMQQTQFELQQEIMLDGYQKDSRERIIIYELK